In Gigantopelta aegis isolate Gae_Host chromosome 14, Gae_host_genome, whole genome shotgun sequence, the following proteins share a genomic window:
- the LOC121389193 gene encoding putative nuclease HARBI1, translated as MNVLRQLQHLQRVQDINYNRAMRRERVFRDRDNPFDCLSDERFRMRFRLSKNIVHVITDMVRANIEQPTRRNHAVPCELQVLLAFRFYATGGFQLTMANLHGLSQMTVCTVFKRVTNAIARLRPQYISFSNNEEMNDLKERFFNIAGFPNCVGAIDCSHIPIIGQGENGQRSNNRKGWSSINLQAVSDSKCRCVNIVAHWHGSVHDSRIFDNSVMKQSFE; from the coding sequence ATGAACGTCCTCCGACAACTACAACATCTTCAACGTGTTCAGGATATCAACTACAACCGTGCAATGCGACGAGAGCGTGTTTTCAGAGATCGTGACAATCCATTTGACTGTTTGTCTGATGAGCGTTTTCGAATGCGATTTCGTCTGAGCAAAAATATAGTTCACGTTATAACTGACATGGTGCGGGCAAATATAGAACAGCCAACACGTAGGAATCATGCAGTCCCTTGCGAACTTCAAGTCTTACTTGCATTTCGGTTTTATGCAACAGGGGGATTCCAGCTCACCATGGCCAACCTCCATGGACTTTCTCAGATGACTGTATGCACTGTTTTCAAACGAGTGACGAATGCGATCGCCAGGTTAAGACCACAATATATTTCATTCTCCAATAACGAGGAAATGAACgatcttaaagaaagatttttcaACATTGCTGGTTTCCCCAACTGCGTAGGAGCCATTGACTGCAGTCATATCCCTATAATTGGACAAGGTGAAAACGGGCAAAGATCCAACAACAGAAAAGGCTGGTCTTCTATTAATCTCCAAGCAGTGAGCGACAGTAAATGTAGATGTGTCAACATAGTGGCACACTGGCATGGTTCAGTACATGACAGCAGAATATTCGACAACAGCGTAATGAAACAGAGTTTTGAATAA